From a single Planctellipticum variicoloris genomic region:
- a CDS encoding vitamin B12-dependent ribonucleotide reductase: protein MSVDPNFCPPNQDPFDTVEWDRRTAAIKDENGKVLFEQTDCEIPVQWSGLATNVVVSKYFYGEHGTAERERSVRQVIHRVARTIADWGIADGYFASVEDGENFYKDLAWLCLHQYGSFNSPVWFNVGLFHQYGVKGSRGNYHWNVKSREVERPDSSYEVPQASACFIQAVDDNMEDIMRLATSEAMLFKFGSGTGTDLSSIRSSKEKLSGGGTPSGPLSFMRVYDQIAAVVKSGGKTRRAAKMQSLKDWHPDILEFIECKSKEEKKAHTLIESGEYDSNFNGEAYSSIMFQNANLSVRLSDEFMRAVEEGKPWKTRWVTDPNRFGPQYDARELLHKMAESAWFCGDPGVQYDTTINRWHTCPNSGRINASNPCSEYMFLDDTACNLASLNLRKYQRADGQFDVDRFRKAVAIFFTAQEILVDHASYPTPDIATNSHMYRPLGLGFANIGSLLMSMGIPYDSDSGRGICGAITAIMTGQAYTTSSRIAAHMGPFEGYPPNADAMLRVMRMHRDAVDRIDYSCPDYLRESAGQVWDECVDMGRQYGYRNAQATVLAPTGTIAFMMDCDTTGIEPDIALVKYKQLAGGGMMKIVNRTVPMALKSLGYDVPTTDAIIKSIEEKGMIEGAPGLASEHLPVFDCAFKAAGGQRTIHWKAHIKMMAAAQPFLSGAISKTVNMPADSTVEDIQKAYHEGWRLGLKALAIYRDGSKQSQPLNTSKDSSGGKKAQPGQPLRRRLPATRNSITHKFSVGGHDGYITVGLFEDGAPGELFISMAKEGSTIGGLMDVIGTETSMCLQYGVPLQVLVEKFSHMRFEPSGWTQNPDIPNAKSVVDYIFRFLGMQFIAGYREANAPKRHAPSGVEEGGDAEETHPAAGTAPRTEPAVSATKTKSLPLAIANRLQSSTTASANSAAAVELANQLLSQQFSKFQSDAPACSNCGAITVRNGACYLCHNCGTSQGCS from the coding sequence ATGAGCGTCGACCCGAACTTCTGTCCCCCGAATCAAGATCCATTCGATACGGTCGAGTGGGATCGGCGGACGGCGGCCATTAAAGACGAGAACGGCAAGGTTCTGTTCGAGCAGACGGACTGCGAAATCCCCGTGCAGTGGAGCGGGCTCGCGACGAACGTGGTCGTCAGCAAGTATTTTTACGGCGAGCACGGGACGGCGGAACGGGAGCGCAGCGTCCGCCAGGTGATCCATCGCGTGGCGCGGACGATCGCCGACTGGGGGATCGCCGACGGGTACTTTGCCAGCGTCGAGGACGGCGAGAACTTCTACAAGGATCTGGCCTGGCTCTGCCTGCATCAGTACGGGTCGTTCAATTCTCCGGTCTGGTTCAACGTCGGACTGTTCCATCAGTACGGCGTGAAGGGGAGCCGCGGGAACTATCACTGGAATGTGAAATCCCGCGAGGTCGAGCGTCCGGACAGTTCCTACGAGGTGCCTCAGGCCTCCGCCTGTTTCATCCAGGCGGTCGACGACAACATGGAAGACATCATGCGTCTCGCGACCAGCGAGGCCATGCTGTTCAAGTTCGGCTCCGGCACCGGGACCGACCTTTCCAGCATCCGCAGTTCCAAGGAGAAGCTGTCGGGCGGCGGAACGCCATCCGGTCCCCTCTCGTTCATGCGGGTCTACGATCAGATTGCCGCAGTGGTCAAGTCGGGCGGCAAGACCCGCCGGGCGGCCAAGATGCAGTCGCTGAAGGACTGGCATCCGGACATTCTCGAATTCATCGAGTGCAAATCGAAAGAAGAGAAGAAGGCTCACACGCTGATTGAGTCGGGCGAATACGACTCGAACTTCAACGGCGAAGCCTACAGCTCGATCATGTTCCAGAACGCGAACCTGTCGGTTCGCCTCAGCGACGAGTTCATGCGGGCGGTCGAAGAGGGGAAGCCCTGGAAGACGCGCTGGGTGACCGATCCGAACCGGTTCGGGCCGCAGTACGACGCCCGCGAACTGCTGCACAAGATGGCCGAGAGCGCCTGGTTCTGCGGCGACCCCGGGGTCCAGTACGACACGACGATCAATCGCTGGCACACGTGCCCGAATTCCGGCCGGATCAATGCCTCGAATCCATGCTCGGAATACATGTTCCTCGACGATACGGCGTGCAACCTGGCGAGCCTGAACCTGCGGAAGTACCAGCGGGCGGACGGCCAGTTCGACGTCGACCGCTTCCGCAAGGCCGTCGCGATCTTCTTCACGGCTCAGGAGATTCTGGTCGATCACGCCAGCTATCCGACGCCGGATATTGCGACCAACAGCCATATGTATCGGCCGCTGGGGCTGGGGTTTGCGAACATCGGCAGTCTGCTGATGTCGATGGGCATTCCCTACGACAGCGATTCGGGTCGGGGGATCTGCGGTGCGATCACTGCGATCATGACCGGCCAGGCCTACACGACGTCGTCGCGGATCGCGGCCCACATGGGTCCCTTCGAGGGCTACCCGCCGAACGCGGATGCGATGCTCCGCGTGATGCGGATGCACCGCGACGCGGTCGACCGGATCGACTACTCCTGCCCGGATTATCTGCGCGAGTCGGCGGGGCAGGTCTGGGACGAATGCGTCGATATGGGGCGTCAGTATGGTTATCGCAACGCGCAGGCGACGGTGCTGGCGCCGACCGGGACGATCGCCTTCATGATGGATTGCGATACGACGGGCATCGAGCCGGACATCGCCCTTGTGAAGTACAAGCAGCTTGCCGGCGGAGGGATGATGAAGATCGTCAACCGGACGGTGCCGATGGCTCTGAAGTCGCTGGGTTACGATGTGCCGACGACCGATGCGATCATCAAGTCGATCGAAGAGAAGGGGATGATCGAAGGGGCGCCGGGGCTGGCCAGCGAGCACCTGCCGGTCTTCGACTGTGCGTTCAAGGCGGCGGGCGGGCAGCGGACGATCCACTGGAAGGCCCACATCAAGATGATGGCGGCGGCTCAGCCGTTCCTTTCGGGAGCGATCTCGAAGACGGTCAACATGCCGGCCGACTCGACGGTCGAAGACATCCAGAAGGCGTACCACGAAGGCTGGCGGCTGGGGCTGAAGGCCCTTGCGATCTATCGCGACGGCTCCAAGCAGAGTCAGCCCCTCAATACGTCGAAGGACTCCAGCGGCGGCAAGAAGGCTCAGCCGGGCCAGCCGTTGCGTCGTCGCCTGCCTGCTACGCGAAATTCGATCACTCACAAGTTCTCGGTGGGCGGTCACGACGGCTACATCACCGTCGGGCTGTTCGAAGATGGTGCTCCGGGCGAGCTGTTTATCAGCATGGCGAAGGAAGGGAGCACGATTGGCGGCCTGATGGATGTCATCGGCACCGAGACGTCGATGTGTCTGCAGTACGGCGTGCCGCTGCAGGTGCTCGTCGAGAAATTCTCGCACATGCGGTTCGAGCCGTCCGGCTGGACGCAGAACCCGGATATTCCGAACGCCAAGAGCGTGGTTGACTACATCTTCCGCTTCCTGGGGATGCAGTTCATCGCGGGCTATCGCGAAGCCAATGCTCCGAAACGCCATGCCCCGTCAGGGGTCGAGGAGGGTGGCGACGCCGAGGAAACTCATCCCGCGGCCGGGACCGCTCCCCGCACGGAGCCCGCGGTCTCGGCCACGAAGACGAAGTCGCTCCCGCTGGCGAT